The proteins below come from a single Halobacillus salinarum genomic window:
- a CDS encoding PAS domain-containing protein codes for MNHHTFNKLHDIKKNEFIKTAIDHVGAGVVISDPQQEDNPIIYMNEGFEQLTGYSSEEVLGKNCRFLQGEDSNTETIKKIHEALKNTEQVQVEIKNYRKDGSMFWNELQIFPVYLEHLEQTYFVGVQKDVTVRKEAERLVGHYSSEVKRLSTPIVPVEDHISILPLIGTVDEQRLQQMLDTVSHHVQQSKDEYLILDLSAISSYNGEIHRGSMR; via the coding sequence ATGAATCATCATACATTTAATAAGCTGCACGACATTAAAAAAAATGAATTTATTAAAACGGCTATTGATCATGTAGGAGCTGGCGTCGTCATTTCAGACCCCCAGCAGGAGGATAATCCGATTATTTACATGAACGAAGGATTTGAACAGCTGACAGGCTATTCGTCTGAAGAAGTGTTAGGTAAAAACTGCAGGTTCCTGCAGGGGGAAGATTCGAATACTGAAACGATCAAAAAAATCCATGAGGCTCTTAAAAACACAGAGCAGGTTCAAGTGGAGATTAAAAATTATCGTAAAGATGGTTCGATGTTTTGGAATGAGCTGCAAATTTTCCCGGTATATTTGGAGCATTTAGAACAAACATATTTTGTCGGTGTTCAAAAGGATGTCACGGTTAGAAAGGAAGCAGAAAGGCTTGTAGGACACTACTCCTCTGAAGTCAAACGGTTATCCACACCAATCGTCCCGGTAGAGGATCATATATCTATTCTTCCCCTGATTGGTACCGTAGATGAACAACGGCTGCAGCAAATGCTGGATACAGTAAGCCACCATGTGCAGCAATCAAAAGATGAGTACTTGATTCTAGATCTTTCCGCCATTTCTTCTTATAATGGGGAGATTCACCGGGGATCTATGAGATGA
- a CDS encoding LysR family transcriptional regulator: MKIEDYQLLIHLSENKTIRATAKKILISQPALTQRLKYIEEYFDTPIFVRTPKRLEATPSGELILAHAKKMMLEEKRVHELVSKTRGTISGTLSLGVSSLVSQHFLPEILESFTTDYPEVHVDLITGVSEEIRRSSKEYHVCIIRGGKMKELSCTLLFEDPLYLFDTVPLDGNVVRPFIEFKSEPEYQMLVEEWLSQNKQLQVKRSIKVDQFETAKQMMIKGLGMTVLPKSIVTEEMRGLPHVPLLHAGKTISRDTWVCSQNSMKELPQVAAFLSFLEGKIGNRYEDSQDFF, encoded by the coding sequence ATGAAAATAGAAGACTATCAGCTGCTTATTCATTTGAGCGAAAATAAAACGATTCGGGCGACTGCAAAAAAAATCCTTATTTCTCAGCCCGCTCTTACCCAGCGGTTAAAGTATATAGAAGAGTATTTTGATACGCCTATCTTTGTTCGAACGCCAAAAAGACTAGAAGCGACTCCTTCTGGAGAATTGATCCTCGCCCATGCAAAAAAAATGATGCTGGAGGAAAAGCGTGTTCATGAGCTTGTTTCAAAAACGAGAGGTACAATTTCAGGAACACTTTCGCTTGGAGTATCGTCACTCGTAAGCCAGCATTTTCTTCCTGAAATCCTTGAGTCTTTTACCACAGACTACCCTGAGGTTCATGTGGATTTGATCACCGGCGTAAGTGAAGAGATCCGCCGCTCTTCGAAGGAATACCACGTCTGTATTATTAGAGGCGGAAAAATGAAGGAACTGAGCTGCACGCTCCTGTTTGAAGATCCCCTTTATTTGTTTGATACCGTCCCTTTAGATGGTAATGTAGTCCGCCCTTTTATTGAATTTAAATCCGAGCCTGAATATCAAATGCTGGTAGAAGAATGGCTCAGCCAAAATAAGCAGCTTCAAGTTAAGCGTTCCATTAAAGTTGACCAATTCGAAACAGCCAAACAAATGATGATAAAAGGCCTGGGAATGACGGTCCTTCCAAAAAGTATAGTAACAGAAGAGATGAGAGGACTGCCTCATGTACCTTTACTTCATGCGGGGAAGACTATTTCACGTGATACTTGGGTCTGCAGTCAAAATTCGATGAAGGAACTCCCCCAGGTGGCTGCATTTTTAAGTTTTCTTGAAGGAAAGATTGGAAATCGATACGAAGATTCCCAAGATTTCTTTTGA
- a CDS encoding MFS transporter, whose product MNKFNTYKLLTAYFLYECGRAMYFVLVTWFLYQSTEDALYTGFFVSFGFLPGLVSNLVFGVLVDRYNRKKLALISESVSFSVLVLLFFTAATHLLLPSLMIGVHMVMQTTGSLFRPSLQALVAEVFDKETLPKMFSFSNSATISGSLSGAAIGGFLSGWLPLSNSLLIVTSLYGCSWLAVTLLDYERKFFPSSNTKFRIVSELRDGANYLKKNPMLYGLFTMMMLGQLTFHTTIGFLSVYTSGYLHSNAVTYGFLDASFSIGGIAAGFLGTWWWVKWKNFIAVWSLVTVAVGLFLLGTAPYPAVAFIGVLCTGLGTTWVRALLQSVQQIATDKRYHGRMASFRMLGNQASVVLTGSIFGAVAASQGANMVFLCLLIPILLGVLWAVFQSRHPSFKAITDQKSA is encoded by the coding sequence ATGAATAAATTCAATACTTATAAATTATTAACAGCATATTTCCTGTATGAATGCGGAAGAGCCATGTATTTCGTATTAGTCACATGGTTTTTATACCAATCGACAGAAGACGCTTTATATACAGGCTTTTTTGTCAGTTTTGGATTTCTCCCCGGGCTTGTATCCAACCTTGTTTTTGGTGTGCTTGTCGATCGGTATAATCGGAAAAAGCTCGCACTCATATCGGAATCGGTCAGTTTTTCCGTACTTGTGCTGCTATTTTTCACAGCTGCTACTCATTTGCTTCTTCCCTCGCTCATGATCGGGGTTCATATGGTCATGCAGACCACAGGTTCTTTATTTCGCCCCTCCTTGCAGGCACTTGTGGCTGAAGTCTTTGATAAAGAAACATTACCAAAAATGTTCTCCTTTTCTAATTCAGCTACTATTTCCGGAAGTTTAAGTGGTGCAGCTATTGGAGGCTTCTTATCAGGGTGGCTTCCGCTCAGTAATTCTCTGCTGATTGTTACTAGTTTATATGGATGTTCATGGTTAGCTGTAACCCTTCTCGATTACGAGAGAAAGTTTTTTCCATCTTCGAACACAAAATTTCGTATAGTATCGGAATTAAGGGATGGCGCCAATTACCTTAAAAAGAACCCTATGCTCTATGGATTATTTACAATGATGATGCTTGGACAGCTGACTTTTCATACGACTATTGGTTTCTTATCTGTTTATACTAGTGGATATTTGCATTCCAATGCGGTCACTTATGGTTTTCTTGACGCCTCTTTTTCTATCGGAGGGATTGCAGCCGGGTTTTTAGGTACGTGGTGGTGGGTGAAGTGGAAAAATTTCATTGCTGTATGGTCCCTTGTGACCGTAGCTGTCGGGTTATTTTTATTAGGTACTGCCCCCTATCCTGCCGTGGCCTTTATAGGCGTGTTATGCACCGGCCTTGGAACTACGTGGGTCCGCGCACTTCTTCAGTCCGTACAGCAGATCGCAACAGACAAAAGGTACCATGGAAGAATGGCCAGCTTCCGGATGCTCGGAAACCAGGCTTCTGTCGTTCTGACGGGATCTATTTTTGGAGCAGTGGCAGCCTCTCAAGGGGCAAATATGGTATTTCTGTGTTTGCTCATTCCTATTTTATTAGGAGTGCTATGGGCAGTTTTTCAATCGAGACATCCGTCATTTAAAGCAATTACAGACCAAAAATCTGCATAA
- a CDS encoding GNAT family N-acetyltransferase: MDLRMMKAADTADVLSLIRHTIRTVNTSDYTLEQTEVWADQFTKADYWSKRMLASSTWLGVEGSRVTGCGSLWGNEVDLLYIHAEKQNQGLGKQLLHQLEVEAQAKGVSCLKTQASLTAVPFLKQQGFTALQSQSNFLNGVYLKNIKMCKKLNI, encoded by the coding sequence ATGGACCTTCGTATGATGAAAGCAGCAGACACTGCAGATGTGCTTTCCCTGATTAGACATACGATCCGAACAGTCAATACATCTGATTACACCCTTGAACAAACAGAGGTATGGGCGGATCAATTTACAAAGGCTGACTATTGGAGTAAACGAATGCTTGCTTCTTCCACCTGGCTGGGAGTAGAAGGAAGCAGGGTTACCGGTTGTGGAAGCCTATGGGGAAACGAAGTCGATTTGCTGTATATTCATGCAGAAAAGCAGAATCAAGGATTAGGAAAGCAGCTCCTTCATCAACTGGAGGTTGAAGCTCAAGCTAAAGGAGTTTCCTGTTTGAAAACCCAAGCAAGCTTAACAGCTGTTCCATTTTTAAAACAACAAGGATTCACGGCTTTACAAAGCCAATCAAACTTCTTAAACGGGGTTTATTTAAAAAATATAAAAATGTGTAAAAAACTGAATATTTAA
- a CDS encoding LysR family transcriptional regulator, translating into MDLDALKTFITVVELKSFTKTAKALNLSQPTVSFHVKQIEEHFQTNLIDRTPKRFQMTETGELIYHRAKQMEKVMEKAIEEVYEHENQMRGSIRIGASYTVGEYVIPVLLKKFDSLYPAVDIEVRIDNTREINEALHLHDLDVGLVEGQVIHKDLTSVPFLEDKMVLLVPEAHQLWEIKNVSYKHLQNQIWISRERGSGSRAVMDAMLESSNLRPKKNITIGSNHGVVQAVKAGLGLSLVSETVVDHTYASNLVMAVPVIQPPARLFSLVLPSDSKNITKNVEVFAAMIQQMYPL; encoded by the coding sequence ATGGATCTAGATGCTTTGAAAACATTTATAACGGTGGTGGAGTTAAAGAGCTTTACAAAAACTGCGAAAGCCTTAAACCTTTCACAGCCAACTGTAAGCTTTCACGTAAAGCAAATTGAGGAACACTTCCAAACAAATCTTATTGACCGTACACCGAAAAGGTTCCAGATGACAGAGACGGGCGAGCTGATTTATCACCGGGCAAAACAAATGGAAAAAGTGATGGAAAAGGCAATAGAAGAAGTTTATGAACACGAAAACCAAATGAGAGGCAGCATCAGGATCGGAGCTAGTTACACTGTAGGAGAATACGTAATTCCCGTCCTGCTTAAGAAGTTTGATTCGCTCTACCCAGCAGTGGATATCGAAGTTCGCATCGACAATACCCGTGAAATTAATGAAGCCCTCCATCTTCATGACTTGGATGTCGGGCTTGTAGAAGGCCAGGTCATTCATAAGGACCTCACGTCTGTGCCTTTTTTAGAGGATAAAATGGTCCTGCTCGTCCCAGAAGCACATCAGCTTTGGGAAATAAAAAATGTTAGTTACAAGCATTTACAGAATCAGATTTGGATTAGTCGAGAGCGAGGTTCAGGGAGCAGGGCAGTAATGGATGCTATGCTGGAATCTTCAAATTTACGTCCAAAGAAAAACATCACAATTGGAAGTAATCATGGCGTAGTGCAGGCTGTTAAAGCAGGACTTGGACTCTCCCTTGTCTCCGAAACGGTAGTGGATCACACGTACGCTTCGAATTTAGTTATGGCTGTGCCTGTTATTCAACCTCCAGCCCGGTTGTTTTCCTTGGTCCTTCCATCAGATTCAAAAAACATTACAAAAAATGTGGAAGTATTTGCTGCTATGATTCAACAAATGTATCCGCTATAA
- a CDS encoding YeiH family protein, which yields MNKSTISGVAFTFGLAAVSFILSLLPGLSVIGPLAVAILSAIIYRHFFGYPDAYKKGIQFSAKILLRTAIVLFGLKLNITIIFQEGLPLLAKDFIVILFSIGSMVLLARLFKAEKQLSFLLGIGTGICGASAIAAISPIVKGKEEETALSVAIISLVGTAFAIGYTLIRPFLHLDVTAYGTWAGLSLHEIGHVALAGNPAGEDGLGMALLAKLGRVFLLVPVSLFLVWLMSRKDKDAAKEIVFPWFLLGFIFMSLFGSFINGRYLEIPPDVLKGISTLTTFILTMAMAGLGLSVSLADLKTKAVKPMLLLFLTSILLSGLTYMML from the coding sequence ATGAATAAATCAACGATATCGGGGGTTGCTTTTACCTTTGGATTAGCTGCCGTAAGTTTTATCTTGAGTCTGCTCCCCGGTCTTTCTGTAATTGGCCCTTTAGCTGTTGCCATTCTTTCAGCTATCATTTACCGGCATTTTTTTGGATACCCTGATGCTTACAAGAAAGGGATCCAATTCTCTGCCAAAATACTTTTAAGAACAGCTATTGTTTTATTTGGTCTAAAACTAAATATCACTATTATTTTCCAGGAAGGGCTTCCTTTATTAGCAAAAGACTTCATAGTCATTTTATTTTCAATTGGCAGCATGGTCCTGCTTGCGCGTTTGTTTAAAGCAGAAAAACAATTATCCTTTCTCCTTGGCATTGGAACGGGAATCTGCGGGGCATCCGCCATTGCAGCCATCTCCCCAATTGTGAAAGGGAAGGAAGAAGAGACCGCTCTTAGTGTAGCTATTATATCTTTAGTGGGGACAGCGTTTGCAATCGGATACACGCTGATCCGGCCGTTTCTTCATTTAGATGTGACCGCTTATGGAACCTGGGCGGGACTCAGCCTTCATGAAATCGGACATGTTGCTTTGGCAGGAAACCCTGCTGGTGAAGACGGACTAGGAATGGCACTCCTCGCCAAACTGGGCCGTGTCTTTCTCCTTGTGCCCGTCAGTTTGTTTTTAGTTTGGTTGATGAGCAGAAAAGATAAAGATGCAGCTAAAGAAATCGTTTTCCCTTGGTTTCTCCTGGGTTTTATCTTCATGAGTTTGTTTGGAAGTTTTATCAATGGTCGCTATCTTGAAATCCCTCCTGACGTATTAAAGGGGATCTCCACTCTTACTACTTTCATCCTTACAATGGCGATGGCCGGCCTTGGTCTCAGCGTCAGCCTCGCTGATTTAAAAACTAAAGCGGTCAAACCAATGCTCCTGCTCTTCCTTACTTCCATACTTTTATCCGGCCTAACGTATATGATGTTGTAA
- a CDS encoding AI-2E family transporter: MNRWDSTPVIKFFGGRNLLYLLGVLLMIGLNIFVYTSVAFVFKPILVFFETIALPIIFSVIVYYLLRPIISLMESWGIKRIWGILITLVLVAGLITFLVVLIIPFLEKQFVSLSEELPDYLKQLISSIDEWLRSSIFSSYYSSLFEDVDSILNQLPENLSSYAAQTVEGITNIISTVTSVVIALVTLPFILFYLLKDDRKLPEMILRIFPPKARPELSSVFKGIDHQLSAYIQGQIIVSFCIGVMMYIGFVIIGLDYALLLAAIASVTSIVPYLGPTIAITPALIIAIVTSPFMLLKLAVVWTIVQLLEGKFISPQIMGKSLHIHPVTIIFVLLTAGHLFGVVGIILAIPGYAIFKVLISHLFYWFQRRYNKFSQDEADQYQLHE, from the coding sequence ATGAACCGTTGGGACAGTACGCCGGTTATCAAATTTTTTGGCGGACGTAATTTATTATACCTATTAGGCGTTCTACTAATGATAGGACTTAATATATTCGTTTATACAAGCGTGGCGTTTGTATTTAAGCCAATCCTGGTTTTTTTTGAAACGATTGCTTTGCCAATCATTTTTTCAGTCATCGTCTATTATTTACTACGCCCGATTATTTCCTTAATGGAGAGCTGGGGAATTAAACGGATATGGGGCATTCTGATTACCCTTGTCCTCGTTGCCGGATTAATCACTTTCCTCGTTGTCCTCATTATTCCGTTTCTTGAAAAGCAGTTTGTCAGCTTATCTGAAGAACTGCCCGATTACTTAAAGCAATTGATCAGCTCAATCGACGAATGGTTGAGGAGTTCTATTTTTTCAAGTTATTACAGCAGTTTATTCGAGGATGTAGACAGTATTCTTAATCAGCTTCCTGAAAATTTATCCTCCTATGCAGCACAGACCGTAGAAGGCATTACGAACATTATCTCAACGGTAACGAGTGTAGTGATCGCCTTAGTTACACTGCCGTTTATTTTATTCTATTTGTTAAAGGATGACCGAAAGCTTCCGGAAATGATTCTGCGTATCTTTCCTCCTAAAGCCAGACCGGAATTATCCAGTGTATTTAAAGGCATTGACCATCAATTAAGTGCCTATATACAAGGGCAGATTATCGTCAGTTTTTGTATTGGAGTGATGATGTATATTGGCTTTGTGATTATCGGACTCGATTATGCACTGCTGCTGGCTGCTATTGCCAGTGTCACTAGCATTGTTCCATACCTCGGTCCCACTATTGCTATTACTCCAGCTCTGATTATTGCAATTGTGACTTCGCCTTTTATGTTACTCAAGCTTGCAGTGGTGTGGACGATTGTCCAGTTGTTGGAAGGTAAGTTTATTTCTCCGCAGATCATGGGGAAAAGTCTCCATATTCATCCGGTAACGATTATTTTTGTTCTATTAACAGCGGGTCACCTATTTGGAGTGGTAGGCATTATATTAGCCATCCCGGGCTATGCCATTTTTAAAGTGCTGATCAGCCATCTGTTTTATTGGTTTCAGCGGAGGTACAATAAGTTTTCTCAGGATGAAGCCGACCAGTATCAGCTGCACGAATAA
- a CDS encoding MoeB/ThiF family adenylyltransferase: MSKDRYSRQTLFAPIGKAGQTKIEKKHALLIGAGALGTSNAEQLVRAGIGKLTIVDRDYVEMSNLQRQQLFTEEDALNQMPKAIAAKEKLVQINSFSTIEAHIMDVQLEELESLIHGVHVIIDATDNFETRMLINDVSQKYNIPWIYGGCVGSHGLSYTIIPGETPCLNCLMEKVPLTGATCDTVGVISPAVQMVTAHQTAEALKILVEDWDALSRQFISFDLWHHSYMGIKTIRMKREDCPSCGLNPSYPFLSQDYRTKTAVLCGRDTVQIRPPVSGRDFEELRSRLHAGEVEQNPFLLSYTLGKHRIVFFKDGRVLIHGTKDISEAKSLYHRIVG; this comes from the coding sequence ATGAGTAAGGATCGTTATTCGAGGCAGACATTATTCGCTCCTATTGGAAAAGCGGGTCAGACTAAAATAGAAAAAAAGCATGCCCTTCTTATAGGAGCGGGTGCACTTGGAACGAGCAATGCTGAACAGCTTGTCAGGGCTGGTATAGGGAAACTTACAATCGTTGATCGGGATTACGTGGAAATGAGTAACCTGCAAAGGCAGCAGCTGTTCACCGAAGAGGATGCTTTAAATCAAATGCCGAAAGCGATTGCTGCAAAAGAGAAGCTTGTTCAAATAAATTCTTTTTCTACCATTGAAGCGCATATTATGGATGTACAGCTGGAAGAATTGGAAAGTCTTATTCATGGCGTACACGTGATCATCGATGCTACAGACAATTTTGAAACAAGGATGCTTATAAATGATGTGTCGCAGAAATATAACATTCCTTGGATTTATGGAGGCTGTGTCGGAAGTCATGGCTTAAGTTATACCATAATTCCGGGGGAAACACCCTGCTTGAATTGTCTGATGGAGAAAGTCCCATTAACTGGAGCTACCTGTGATACTGTAGGCGTGATCAGTCCAGCCGTACAAATGGTAACCGCTCACCAAACGGCAGAAGCGTTAAAGATATTGGTAGAGGATTGGGACGCCTTGTCCCGCCAATTTATTTCATTTGATTTATGGCATCATTCCTATATGGGCATAAAAACGATAAGAATGAAAAGGGAGGATTGCCCCTCTTGTGGACTGAATCCGTCCTATCCATTTTTGTCTCAGGATTATAGAACGAAAACAGCTGTTTTATGCGGCAGAGATACAGTTCAGATTAGACCGCCGGTTTCAGGAAGGGATTTCGAGGAATTACGGTCCAGACTTCACGCTGGAGAAGTGGAGCAGAATCCATTTCTGCTTTCTTATACTCTTGGAAAACATCGTATAGTTTTCTTCAAGGATGGGCGGGTGCTCATCCATGGAACAAAAGATATTTCGGAAGCCAAAAGCTTGTACCATAGAATTGTAGGGTGA
- a CDS encoding SDR family NAD(P)-dependent oxidoreductase — translation MNPVFSTRALENEHIVITGATGGIGYETAKAAVQCGAKVTITGRREGKLEELKDDCRQTNAQAEVWACVADINKPEDRNRLIIEANQRMGDITGLVNSAGIMGGGPLESLKEEDVRKVMELNYFSTVLLTQEVYHLMKQKQRGSIVNLSSLSGLRGTHSNSAYSSSKFAITGFTQAIALEAIEHNIRVNAVCPGYVDTEMGREAIKSKGEREGRPYEEQLKLAKQGIPSGRLSTAEEVARSIIYLLSAASENTVGESLKISGGAVMR, via the coding sequence ATGAATCCTGTCTTTTCAACGAGAGCGTTGGAAAATGAACATATTGTAATCACCGGGGCTACAGGAGGTATTGGCTATGAAACAGCAAAAGCTGCTGTTCAGTGTGGAGCCAAAGTAACGATCACCGGCAGAAGAGAAGGAAAGCTTGAAGAATTGAAGGATGACTGCAGACAAACAAATGCTCAGGCCGAAGTATGGGCGTGCGTGGCCGATATCAATAAACCAGAAGACCGCAATCGGTTAATTATCGAAGCCAACCAGCGGATGGGGGATATTACAGGCTTAGTAAATTCTGCAGGGATTATGGGAGGCGGACCATTAGAAAGCTTAAAAGAAGAAGATGTACGTAAAGTAATGGAATTAAACTATTTTTCAACTGTCCTGTTAACTCAAGAAGTCTATCATCTTATGAAGCAAAAGCAGAGAGGCTCGATCGTTAATCTTTCTTCTCTTTCAGGGCTGCGGGGCACACATAGTAACAGCGCGTACAGTTCTTCCAAATTTGCCATAACCGGATTTACTCAGGCTATAGCCCTTGAAGCAATTGAACACAATATTCGTGTGAATGCTGTCTGTCCTGGTTATGTAGATACAGAAATGGGACGGGAGGCGATTAAATCAAAAGGTGAGCGTGAAGGCCGGCCTTATGAAGAGCAGCTCAAACTAGCGAAACAGGGAATACCTTCCGGACGTCTCAGTACCGCTGAAGAAGTAGCTCGATCTATTATTTATCTCTTATCAGCAGCTTCTGAAAATACAGTAGGTGAATCGCTGAAAATCTCTGGAGGGGCAGTGATGAGATAA
- a CDS encoding NADPH-dependent FMN reductase, whose amino-acid sequence MIKVAALVGSLRKDSYNMKLTHFIKDRYKDRIDIKIIPIRDLAHYDQDIEHEAPASVKNFKAQLSDADAFLIVTPEFNHSIPGVLKNALDWMSRGEKEMAGKPAFIAGLPWEY is encoded by the coding sequence ATGATTAAAGTAGCTGCTCTCGTTGGAAGCCTTCGCAAAGATTCCTATAATATGAAGTTAACTCATTTCATCAAAGACCGCTATAAAGACCGTATAGACATCAAGATTATCCCGATTCGTGACTTGGCCCATTACGACCAGGATATAGAGCATGAAGCTCCTGCATCCGTTAAGAATTTCAAAGCCCAATTATCCGATGCGGATGCTTTCTTAATCGTCACTCCGGAATTCAATCATTCTATTCCTGGAGTGCTGAAAAACGCTTTGGATTGGATGTCCCGAGGAGAAAAGGAAATGGCAGGAAAACCTGCTTTTATCGCCGGGCTACCATGGGAGTACTAG
- a CDS encoding NADPH-dependent FMN reductase, whose protein sequence is MGVLGTVRAQMHLRQILNAPGMGAKVLPGNEILIGTIQDKVDEQGLLNDQKTIDFIDGVLDQFISFAEEQKAKTTPS, encoded by the coding sequence ATGGGAGTACTAGGAACAGTTCGCGCCCAAATGCACCTCCGCCAAATATTAAATGCCCCGGGCATGGGAGCAAAGGTGCTCCCTGGAAATGAAATACTCATTGGTACAATCCAGGATAAAGTTGATGAGCAAGGGCTGCTTAACGACCAAAAAACGATTGATTTTATTGATGGGGTCCTCGACCAATTCATCTCTTTTGCTGAAGAACAAAAGGCAAAAACCACTCCATCGTAA
- a CDS encoding (Fe-S)-binding protein: MSNLEALQTKIQYEKTFDCVQCGYCLPACPTYETMERETHSPRGRINLVKMVAEGKASIDDLKDPIEKCLGCMACTTVCPTNVQYGAILEGAKEVIEENEVKSPSQEKVEQFIFNTFFPSSNWMGALSNAAWFYKKSGTQRLARITSASRMAPLNLDKFERVLPEVPSPVERLTRKRHVLPDYKLTTKVAFFTGCVMDGMFFKTNANTIELLRRSGAEVVLPKDQTCCGALHAHSGKGTSAKELAKRNIEAFDIEDVDYIVNNAGGCGAKMIEYEKLFEEGTSWYERAKEFTSKVRDISEVLVELNALDFTTPVNRMVTYQPSCHMSNVQRVTEPPRILLESIPGLGIKELKQPDFCCGSAGIYNIVNYEDSMEILDVKMQDVLGVNPEAVVTTNPGCLIQMKLGIEREQLEDQVEAMHLVDLLMEAKPVSKRG, from the coding sequence GTGAGTAATCTTGAAGCTTTACAGACAAAGATTCAATACGAAAAAACGTTTGACTGTGTGCAATGCGGCTACTGCCTTCCTGCTTGTCCAACCTATGAGACGATGGAAAGAGAAACCCATTCTCCTAGAGGACGGATTAATTTAGTAAAGATGGTAGCAGAGGGAAAAGCCTCCATAGATGATTTAAAAGACCCTATAGAAAAATGTTTAGGATGTATGGCCTGTACTACGGTATGTCCAACCAATGTCCAATATGGAGCGATTTTAGAAGGAGCAAAAGAAGTGATCGAGGAGAATGAAGTGAAATCCCCGAGTCAGGAAAAAGTAGAACAATTTATATTCAACACCTTTTTTCCTTCATCGAATTGGATGGGTGCGCTAAGCAATGCAGCATGGTTTTACAAAAAATCAGGGACACAGCGCCTGGCAAGAATCACAAGTGCTTCTCGAATGGCTCCATTGAATTTGGATAAATTTGAACGAGTTCTCCCGGAAGTACCTTCACCAGTAGAACGGCTTACTCGTAAACGACATGTCCTTCCTGACTATAAGCTGACTACGAAGGTCGCTTTTTTTACCGGCTGTGTCATGGACGGGATGTTTTTTAAAACGAATGCAAACACGATTGAATTGCTGAGGCGATCAGGAGCAGAAGTAGTGCTCCCTAAGGACCAGACATGCTGTGGAGCGCTGCATGCTCATTCAGGCAAGGGGACATCGGCAAAAGAATTAGCCAAACGAAACATCGAAGCTTTTGATATCGAAGATGTTGATTACATCGTTAACAATGCAGGTGGATGCGGGGCGAAGATGATTGAATATGAGAAGCTGTTTGAGGAGGGAACTTCCTGGTATGAACGGGCGAAGGAATTTACTTCAAAAGTAAGAGACATTTCAGAGGTTTTAGTAGAACTCAATGCGCTCGACTTCACCACTCCTGTCAATCGAATGGTAACCTACCAGCCGTCCTGTCATATGTCCAATGTTCAGCGCGTAACAGAGCCTCCAAGGATCCTCCTTGAGAGCATACCTGGTCTTGGTATAAAAGAGCTTAAGCAGCCGGATTTCTGCTGCGGTTCTGCTGGCATTTATAACATTGTAAATTATGAAGATTCAATGGAGATCTTAGATGTGAAAATGCAGGATGTTTTGGGCGTGAACCCTGAAGCTGTAGTGACTACAAATCCAGGCTGTCTGATTCAAATGAAGCTGGGGATTGAGCGTGAACAGCTTGAGGACCAGGTGGAAGCTATGCACTTAGTGGATCTCTTAATGGAAGCGAAACCCGTTTCAAAACGCGGGTAG